The Triticum urartu cultivar G1812 chromosome 5, Tu2.1, whole genome shotgun sequence genome contains the following window.
CACCATACAGCTCCTGGAGCCGGCTGTGACCTCCATCTCCGGCGACTTGCCCGTGCCGGATGCTGAGCATGAGGAGACTGCTCAGGAGGCCGCCGATCCAGACCCTGCTGCCGCCGCGGGGTGGGAGGGGAGCACGGCTGAGGCGGGGCAAGCCACGGCTGCCTCCCCACGCCGCAGCTCACGCATCCAGAAGCTCTACGACGGGGCACGGATGGGCTCTGTGGAGCGAGCCTCCAAGCGCAAGGCCAGCTCTAGTGCATCTGACAGTGCCGCCTCCCGTCGCCGCCTGACGAATCAGAAGAAGAGCAAGATGCTGAGGGCGGAGGACATCGTCGAGCTGTCGCTTCAAGACACCCCTCGACCGCTCACCAGGGGCAAGGCCAAGCTGCTCGCACGATGCAGCGACCTCAATGTGGATATCATCCTCTCTGACGCGTACCACTCGGACGACACGGGTGGTGCCTCTGCTTCCTCTGAGTCCAGCAGGTCCGCGCATGACTAGATTCCCCGTCGTTGCCGTTCGTTCAAAGGTCCGAAGTGACAGCATGCTAGCTAAATTTGTAGCGTTATGTACCACCTATGTTTTAGTTCATCATCAGCATGTTTGGCCCTTTGAGGCTTTGTATCTGCATTGTAGTGCATGTTTCCCTTTCAGTCAGAACATTTCCCTCTTCTTAGCTCATGTAAGCTCTTATGAGCGCCACCACTGTTATGTCATTGCAATGAGATGTCTCTCTTAGCCATATGCGTATTTCTAGCTAGAATGTTAGAGGACTTGGTGATTCTGACAAATGCTCACTCGTCAAAGATGCTCTCTTGGCTAGTAGATCGAGTGTGGTTTGCTTGCAGGAGTCCAAGCTGCAAGAGGTGGACAGAAGAAAGGCTGCGACCTTTCTTCCACAATGCCTGCGGAGTGTTGTTTATATGCCAGCGTCAGGCTCTTCGGGTGGTATTATTGTGGCCTGGAACGATGATGATCTACAAGGGGTTGAGATTGCCAAGAACAGGTTCTGCATCACCATACATCTACAGTCGAGGGGCAACAATGACTGTTTTTTTCTCTTGGCCATCTACGCTCCCTGTGACGACAGAGAAAGACCTCTTTTTTTGAAACTATGAATGAGATGGCTGCTACAATCACTGGGCCCTGGATTTTGCTGGGAGATTTCAACATGTACAGATTTGAACATGAGAAATCAAGAGGCAGAAGAAACTGGGCACTCATGGAGACTTTCAACTCCTGAATAAGAGAGCATGCGTTGGATGATGTGGATATTGCTAACCGCGGCTTCACCTGGTCTAACAAAAGGGAAGAACCAACTCTTGTCAAGTTGGACAGAATTCTTGTCAGTGCAGATTGGAACCTGGGCTTTGCGGACACAACGGCCATGGCCCTTCCAACTGTTACATCAGATCATATACTTTTTGCGGTGGATTGCTGCCGGGCGGCAACTAAGTGCCCATTCTTCAGGTTCGAAAATTACTGGCTGCAAATGCAGGAGACACGTGAGATGATTAGTACATGTTGGCAAAAGGGCAGCAGAGTGTTCGTTTCAGCGTCTTCTCTTATTAATTTCAAGTTAAGGAGACTTAGGGCTGCAGTAAGGAAGTGGAACAGGACCAAGAAGACAATACAGCTCACTCTTGACAACTGTAAACATGTCGTCTAGTTTTTGGATGCAGTAGAGGAGAAGAGACAGCTATCCAAGCTGGAGTGCGCGCTGAGGATTCATGCGCGTGAGAAAGCACAACAGCTCATACTTTGGCAGACTATGGCATGGAGGCGTCGCGCAAAAATTAGAGGCTGCACCCTGAGTGATGAAAATACAAGGTTCTTTCATGCCGCGGCCAACCAGCATCACAAAAAGAGTAAAGTACGACTACTGATCAAGGAAGGGGTCCAATTCTTTGGTGAACAGGATAAGTTGCGCATTGCAACAGACTATTATCAGGAACTGCTCGGGCAGCCATCCCCATCCTTGCCAACGATTGACTTATCTGAGCTCTATGTTCCTTTTGATTTAAGGGCACTGGAAGAACCTTTTACTTGGGCTGAAATTACTACTGCAATCCAGAAAAGCCCTAACAACAAAAGCCCAGGGCCTGATGGTTTTACTAATGAATTTTACAAATGCTTCAGAGAGCTTTTAAGGGAGGACCTGCTGAGTTTCTTTCAGGAGTTCTATGAGCTTGGCAGCAACCTGAGTGGTATTAATGTTGCCAACATTGTGCTAATCCCCAAGAAGGACAGCCCAACAGATATTAAGGATTTTCGGCCAATCTCATTGGTGCATAGCCTGCCCAAGCTGCTTACCAAAGTGCTCGCTACACGGCTGCAACGACTCATTCCAGCCATGATTCATCCGTTACAATCGGGTTTCTTGCCAGGAAGATGCATTATTGAAAACTTCGCCCTAGCGGCAGAGTTAGTGCAGCAAGCATCCAAGAGAAAGAAGCCTATGATCGTACTAAAACTTGATTTTCGGAAGGCTTTTGACAGTGTCAGCTGGGAGGCTCTACGGCAGGTTTTTACAGCAAGAGGATTCGGAAGTCGTTGGAATCATTGGCTTTCCCATATCTTCACCTCCAGCTCCTCCCAAATCCTACTTAATGGACAGCTTGGAGAGAAGATCTACTCCAAGTGTGGCCTCAGGCAAGGCGATGCAATATCGCCATACCTCTTCATACTACTGGCGGATATTCTACAGCAGCTCTGCCACAAGGAGCACTGGGCTGGCTGGCTCCAACACCCGCTTGGAGTAGAGGGACCCTTCCCCGTTCTTCAGTATGCCGACGACACACTTCTGCTCATACAAGGAAATACACAGTAGGCCGCCATTGTCAAGAGGATACTGGACTCGTTCTCAGCTTTCACTGGCCTCACAATTAACTTCCAAAAGAGCTCCTTTGTTCCCATTTGCGTCGATCCGACGGTCTGCCAACAGATTGAACAAGTGTTACAATGTCAGTCTTCTGCCTTCCCTTGCACCTATCTGGGATTACCCTTATCTGCACACAAGATTACCCATGGACTGCTAATGTCGGTTATTCACAAGGTCGACAAACGCTTGTCAGGCTGGTTGGCCACTTTCCTATCCTGGGGGGGACGGCTCACTCTGATTAATGCCGTTCTAGCGACGATACCCAGCTACTTCATGGGCTGCTTACTCTGGCCAAAACAGTCTATACAGCAGCTTGAGCAAATCATAATGGGCTTCCTATGGCAAGGGAAGAACCAGACAAAGGGGGGGCAATGTCTTGTGGCATGGGACTATGTGATTATGCCGCAGCAAAACGGAGGTTTGGAAGTACAGGATCTCGCAGCACACAACAGGGTAGTGATATGCAAAGCAATGACGAAGATACTACAGTCCAGCAACATGTCGTGCTACCAGTGGTTTGCATCAACATATTGTCGTACAGAACTGCCACTTATAGTACATAATGCAGATACTGCCATTTGGCGATGCTTCAAATCTTCTCTGCAGTTAGTTATCCGGTCAACCAAGTGTGAGCTCGGGGATGGCAAGACGGTATCCTTCTGGTTTGACCATTGGATGGAAATTGGTCGACTCTCTCAGTCCTTTCCGACCCTTTTTACGTTCTCCAAAGCCAGGTACTGCACTGTTGCTTCACAGTACGACAACGGCCATTGGTTGATACAATTGCATCCCAACCTGTCCTACACCGCGTCGCGGGAGTTGGGCACACTGATGGATCTCCTGGTTACCATCTCACCAACCCCTAGTACATCGGACGTTAGGAAGCCAATGACGCTGGATAACAAGCTATCAACAGCCTATTTTTATAGACTACTCACCTTCAGAGGCATAGATTGCCCCTCGGCTCCTTATATCTGGGATCGAATTATACCCAAACGACACCGGGTCTTTCTATGGTTGGCCATCAGGGACAGGCAGAATACTAGGGATAACATGGTGATGCAACAGTAGATATAGACATAGCTTACACCACTAGCCCCTGTCTCTGTCTCCTCTTCCGCCTTCCCTCCTTTTTTTGATTTCCTCTTCAAGCTTGGTGATGGCCTGCTGCACACTCTGTGCAGCGCTTACATCGCCTTCATGTAAAACGACTCCGGTCTATCGAGCTACGGCCTGTTTTGAATGCATAAGGTAGAACAAGATCTACcttttcttttaaaaaaaaaatAAAGTTACACTTGCAACAAAGATTTTCCATCACAATAGAAGCGGTTCGTCATTTTCAGATTCGCATTACTACATGGTGTCATTAGATAAAGCATGAGCATTACTACTTGTTCGCACAAGAAAAAGCAAATGTGGTTGAGTTGCACTAGCtagattttttattttttatttttggcAGGAGCACTAGCTAGATTAAGAGTGGGAGCGATCTCGCACGGAGCACATACAAATTCACGCCATTGGTTTGACCATCACATGACACAAAAATTAACAAGCATGGGAGAAGAAACGCGGTAGTCAAAAAGCGATAAGTACCACTCGCAACAAGCAAAACTACGAATGAAAGATCAGCACAAATTGATGCGTCTTCAGAACATCATCTAGTCCAAAAGATGCTCAGATAGCACGGCGGCGACATTGCTTATAACAGTCTCATAGAGAAAATAAGGTAGCCTTCGATTCGTGCTGAATGGAAGGGGGAAATCACAGTGGCGCGGTGGTGAGCAGTCACCAGAAATGGAAGCATATGAGCTGACTTCGAACAAAATCTCGGAACGTAGTCACCGCCCTGAATCATAGCAATGATAGAATCATCAGCTAGGGATTCACATTTGCGCAATTTTGTGAGCAAATGAGCTGAGCTGCTGGTAAAATACTTAACCGAAAGATAAAAGATTGTATATTCAGATGAACTGAGAAATAGTGACAACTACGAACTTTATCGGAAAAAAAAGTGACAACTATGAACAGCGAGACTGCGTCAAATGGGATATTCGGTAAAACTTCCAAATCCCCGGACAAAATAGGTACATAGCGTGGGAGCTGAAAACATCTACTGACTGCATGCAATGAACTACAAAGTGCTTAACAAGTAGCAGGATGATGAAGAACACGTAAATAATCATATGAACACCAATAGTATCCCTTAGTTAGAGATTTCTTTGGCCGTCTAACTGTCAATTTGAGAAAAACAACTCGAAAGAACAAGCAGTATCCTTGTCAACCAAAAAGATCGCCTAGTGGAAGGGGAAAATTGGTTGTGCCACTACATAACTTAAGAATAAATATGACCCAACCCACCGCCAAAAAAAGTcgaagaaagagaagaaaagaaaatTAAGGTAAGTTTAAAATGAGGCGGTTCATGGTTATTTTCAGCTATTTTAACCTCAAGTCTGTTCTGGGCCAGATTGCATAACAAATATTAGCAATATTTGTTTCCTTCATTCTATCAGATAAGGACCATGACAAAAAAAAAAGAGGAATCACCATGAAAATTACAAGTGAAAAGATTTGTTTTCTTTAAACAAACTAAGATCCAGTGAATTCCTAGAAATTTTTGTATAAAATCTAACTTCAACTTCAATTCAATTTGGCAATCACCCTTGGAATTCTGAAATCTATGACAACTTAAAACAAGAACAGGTGGAATGTGCGCTGAAACTCAATGCAATCCAAGTAAAAGTTGCAAAGGTAAACAAATGAACATTATGTTGGCATTGGCGTGAACTTTACTTCCCGCGTGCTAAATAATCTGTGCTATGGAAGTCGCTTAAAGGGATCATAATTGAAGGGATATAGTGCCATGATGCCATCAAACTTCATCCGTGAAGTGCTTTCAAGTTAATGTAAAGATGAATCGCTAATTACCGGCAAGCTTTGGGAAGCAATCAGAACAGGATGATCAAAGCATGTTATTAGCTCTTCTACCACCAGAATATATTATCTCTAACCAACAAGAAGTAAGGAAGACAATGTGGTAAGATAAGAACTGCTAAAACAAACTTCCATTTTGGAACAGTGACTTTTCATTCCTTGCCGCGGGGGAAGAAATCCTTAGAACATTACAGATCCTATCACTAATGGATACGCTTATGCTTCCAACGCTATTAGCCTAGTAAAGCTGGTGCATTTATACACATGCAACAAACTAGTTAAACCTTAAACGCAAACACATATGAAAATGAATACGAGCTGGTAAGCATTTTATCAAGCAATATCACTGGGGAAAAATGACATGAAGAGGGAAGGACGATCTTACAAATGGCCGAAATTCGTCAAGCCATTACGCTTCAGCCAGGAAGGCAGGCGGCCATGCCAGGGAGTAGGCGAAGATGGGGTCCCCGTACTCCTTGCCATCTTCCATCGCCAGGCGCTCCAGCTTGCAAGTCTTGAGATCGAACGAGTAGCGCCCATAGCCCAGCATCTGGATGAACAGCTTCCCTGTGCGGCCGGCGTCCATGTCGATGAGCATGATGCTCGCCGACCTGGCCCTCCTGTCCCTGGGCACGCCCGGCAGTGCGTCGTACAACTTGCTAAGGTTCATCTCCCTCTCAAGACGCCACCCATTGTCGCTCCACCTGGTCTCCCCACGCACCCAGAGCTGCATCATCTGGTTCTCCACGGTCGCGATGCAGAGCTGCCCGTCCTCCGGCATCTCCCCGACGCGGTACTTGCTGAAGTGGTCCGACAGTGCGGCCGGCGCCAGCATGTAAGAGAAGTGCAGTGTGGAAGGGTCCAGCACGAGCACGCGGCCGGACTTGCAGATGTGCCAATAGAGCTTCCCGGCGGCGTGCACGCAGCGTCGCTCGAAGCACCAGGGCTCGAATTCGACCTCGACGTCCACGGCCCGCGGGAGCGCGCGCCAGCGGCACTGGCCCTCGTCGACGGACGCGACCCAGGCGCGCGGGTGCCCGTCGTCGATGGCGAAGCAGACGACCTCGAAGCAGAGCTTGCTGGGGTGCGCGCGGGAGAGAAGCGCGGAGCCGATGTAGAACCTGGAGGGGCGCCAGAGGCGGTCATCGGGCACCGTAGAgcgcggcggcggacggaggagcgCGCGGCGGCGGGTGGCCGGGTCGAGGACGAGGAAGCGCGGGAGGATCCCCCCGCGGAGCGCCGCGGTCGGCTCGAGGAGCAGGAGGCCCTGGAGAGAGTCGTAGAGCTTGTAGCGGGAGGCGCCCGGGGCGAAGTCGAGGGAGCTGAGCGGAGAGGAGGAGCCGAGGGGGACGAAGACGGCGTCTTGGAGGGGCTGGTGCTTCTGCTTGAAGGGCGGCGGGAGGCAGGTTTTGACGGGGTGGTGGAAGTAGCcgaggaggggaggggcgcggGGGAGGCAGCGGGAGGCGACGCGGCGCCAGGAGTGGCAGGCGAGGGCGGCGCGGAGGAGGTCGACGAGGGAGAGGCGGCGGAGGACGTTGCGGAGCACGTCCCCGGTGAGGACGTCGGCAGCCTTCGTCTCCGTCGGCGGTGGCGGCAGAACCGAGGTCGGCGGGCTAGAGGAAGATGGGGTTTTGGGTTTGGGTTTGGGCTTAGGCTTGGGCTTGCGTCCGCCTCTCTTCTTCCCAGTCTTCGGCGCCattggcggtggcggtggcggtggtgtACTTGTGGTGGAGCGGTCTGGCAGAGGAGGGTTCTGGAGAGGGAGCAGATCGGAGTACCCGAAAGCAGCGGAAAAGGCACGATCTGCTCCGGGGAAGGAGGAAATGGGGAGATGGAAGGGGTGGGCAGATTTGAACATTTTAGAATTGGTTTTCGAAATGCAATTGTATTTTCGACGTTTACATACGTACTAGCTTATTTTACACGCTtatctttctttttcttttcaaaAACAGAAAGAACGCAACCAAATACTCTCTCGCCGTTTATAATAAGAATGTAAATGTATGATGTATTTTTACTGGTGAAGACAAAGCATTTGACTAATAATTACTGCATGTGGATTTAGGTGATTCAGCCATGAGTAAGTATTTTTTTTTCACTCTCTCACATACGAACATGATAACATCAATTTCCTACCACGTCGAGCGCACGGTGCTTAAGTGTCTGGAGTGTGATTCTCCGCGGCGCTTTGCCGCATACCTTCTGCATTGGTGATTTTTGGGCTACTAAGGTTGTCCCTTCTGTGTCTGCTCTCTGCCGCCCTTATCTCTGTGCTATTTGAGGGTCCGGAAGAGCCGCAACGACATGGTCTTTCAATCTCAGCAACTGATGCCTGATGTCATCCCTAGAAACATCGCCGCGGATGTCCTTCGTGGTGTTGGCGCTGCTCACGCTTCGTTTGTAGAACTATCCTAAGGCATGGGTCAAGACTTCCCGGTGTAACCCTAATTTTGTTTGTGCTTTCCTTATTTGCAACCCCTCCCTTCATAAACACCCTTGTAGCAGATCCTATTAGCCTTATAAGCAGATTAATTAAAAATATGTTTCGTTGGGCGAATACCCCTCCCTCCGCCTTATTTTTCAAAAAGTGTCACATGAACCGATGAGCCAATACAGATAAGTAAACTGTTGCTAAAATTCTAGCTCAATGAATTCAAAATACGTCTTATATTACAAAATGGGTGGACAATATTTATAGCTCAAATTTTGTACTCCCCCCGTCCCATagtataagaacgtttttgacactagtgtagtgccaaaaacgttcttatattatgggacagagggagtacatattttTATATGTATATGCACCCATTTTGACTTTTTCTCAACGAAAAATCTACATATCAAACTTTTGATCCCTACACTCA
Protein-coding sequences here:
- the LOC125509050 gene encoding uncharacterized protein LOC125509050 → MAPKTGKKRGGRKPKPKPKPKPKTPSSSSPPTSVLPPPPTETKAADVLTGDVLRNVLRRLSLVDLLRAALACHSWRRVASRCLPRAPPLLGYFHHPVKTCLPPPFKQKHQPLQDAVFVPLGSSSPLSSLDFAPGASRYKLYDSLQGLLLLEPTAALRGGILPRFLVLDPATRRRALLRPPPRSTVPDDRLWRPSRFYIGSALLSRAHPSKLCFEVVCFAIDDGHPRAWVASVDEGQCRWRALPRAVDVEVEFEPWCFERRCVHAAGKLYWHICKSGRVLVLDPSTLHFSYMLAPAALSDHFSKYRVGEMPEDGQLCIATVENQMMQLWVRGETRWSDNGWRLEREMNLSKLYDALPGVPRDRRARSASIMLIDMDAGRTGKLFIQMLGYGRYSFDLKTCKLERLAMEDGKEYGDPIFAYSLAWPPAFLAEA